A region of the Melanotaenia boesemani isolate fMelBoe1 chromosome 6, fMelBoe1.pri, whole genome shotgun sequence genome:
gttttcttttttctcctctttacaGTAGTCAGTACCAGGTGCAATTCTGCACATGGGAAACCTACTTTTCATTGATTTTCtatttggatttctgcttctttggcacttttccaaacttcggcgggggacacctttggttttcagccacggctccattgtttacaccaGAGACCAGCTGTTAGCCTCTGAGCAGCACTGCTCTTCTCTACGCGGAGAGCCGGAGATTCCGCGGAGATACGGAGAAAACGAAGAGGCGCAGAGCAGGACAGAAAGCTCCAGGGAGGAGAACGGAGGTACAGGCCATATTACCCTCCGTGATTATGGAAACGTTCGTTCCCTCTCTAACAAGACCGACGAAGCTCACGCGCTGACCCGGCTACAGCGGGAGTTCAGCGGAATGTAGCCTCATGTGTTTAACGGAGACGTGGCCTGAATAGACTTATTCGACTCTGTGGTttccctggatggatttaaactttTCGCGCGCGGATAGGAGTGCGGCGgagagtggtaagaggaaaggcgGGGGACTCGCGGTGTTATGTCAACGAGAGATGGTGCAACCCGGCGCACTGTCTGTGTAAAGGAACAACTCTGCACCAGGGACATTGAGTTACTCGCTGTGGGCATGCGGCCCGTATTACCTCCCGAGGGAGTTTTTCACACCGtttatactgtttaatgtgtacatccctccctcggctgatgcagcagctgcttgtgagctgctccacagcgcagTGACTCGGATGCAGACTCGCCACCCCGCAGTCCCTCCTGCTCATCAGCGGGGATTTCAATCACACCCTCGCTCTCTGCCACCTCTCCCTACTTTCGTCCAGTACGGAAGTGccacaccagggagaacaagacgctggacctactgtatgctaatgtgaaggacgcatacacctccgcccccctcccccgcttggacgctcctgatcacaacctcgtacatctgctccctgaatacacacccagggtgagaagacagctggcacagaagaagtctgtgaaagtgtggaccgatgaggccaatgagagactgagagactgtttccaatccacagactgggagacactctgcagcctctcatggagaggacattgatggcctcgacccactgcatcacggactacatcaacttctgtgtggagaacactgtgccaacccggagggtgcggtgtttctccaacaacaaaccctgggtgaccctgagcttaaagtcctgctgaaccagaaaaaagagggctttcattttcaggggacagagaggagcagaggagagttcagcatgaactccagtacaagatcaggcgggccaaggacagctacaggaagaagctggagggagcagctggagcagaagaacacacgggacgtgtggagagggctgaaggagatctctggatttggacagagtggtgccagagggacagctgatggagaccagcgctgggccaatgatttaaaatctgttttttaacagatttgattcaacCCCACTCCtccctgccccccctccctcctcttcacacatccccagtccagcgtctaccatccccttcccccgaccaccttcatcttcacctccactttcacctaccccccatctccactccacaccaatggactcgaccaccagccccccactgccctccacctcccccctctcccttacatcggcccaggtgaggagagaactgatgcggctgaagaacaggaaagctgcaggacccgacggcatcagccccaggctgctcaggacctgtgcagaccagctctgtgaggtgctcaggtacatctttaacctgagcctcagcctggagaaggtcccctgtcctgtggaagacctcctgttgtggttccggttcctaagatatcacaagctaaggaaccgaaccattacagacccgtcgccttgacctcccacctgatgaagaccatggagaggctcatcctcggtcacctccgctccgtggtgtgcaccgcgatggacccgctgcagtttgcctacaggccaaacatcggggtggatgatgctgtcatctacctactgcacagggcgctggctcacctggagaccgctgggagcgtcgtgagagtcatgtttttttacttctccagtgcgtttaacaccatccagccggtgctgctgcgggggaagctggaaggagctggagtggatggaaagttagctgcgtggaccatcgactacctcaccaaccggccacagtacgtgcgtctgcagaactgtgtgtctgaggtggtagtctacagcacgggggcccctcagggaacagtgctctcaccgttcctcttcaccctttacacctcggacttcacctacaacaccagcagctgtcatctccagaagttctctgacgactcagccattgtgggctgtgtgtctgaggggaacgagctggagtaccggtcagtcatcagggactttgtggactggtgtgagcgcaaccacctgtgcttaaacaccagtaagaccatggagatggtgattgacttccggagaaggacactaccccacacaccggtgaacatccaggggaaggagattgaccgggtggacagtttcaagtacctgggtgttcacctcaacaataaactggactggtcacaccacacagacgccctgtacaagaagggccagagtcgcctccacctcctgaggagactgaggtcctttggagtatgcaggcctctgctaaggacattttatgactctgtggtagcctctgctaaggacattttatgactctgtggtagcctctgctgtcctctacgccgttgtctgctggggagcgagcagcactgaccgggacaggaagagactgaacaagctggtcaggagggccagctctgtcctgggctgcccgctggactctgtggaggaggtgggtgagaggaggatgttggccaagctcacatccatcatggacaacacctctcacccactgcaccagactgtggaggggctgagcagctccttcagcagcagactgagacaccctaagtgtaggaaggagcgctaccgcaggtccttcattcccactgctgtcagactgtacaacttgtctgtatagtcatatactgtgtaatatttatttatattttactgtgcaataccccccattatcaatgtcatcatattcttcatatcccaccatcaccatgtaaatatgtatatagtctgtgaagttgttgttatattctatatatatatatagtatatatatatatatatcttttatatttataatggtacatatttttgcttttcttagactttttcttgtaaataatttatattgcaccttcttgctgtgatgcatgttcaccttattctgtctttctgcactttattctataacaagagctgctgtaacaagtgaatttctccactgtgagataataaagtctaatctaatctaatctaatctaatctaatctaatctaatcaatCTGCTTACAGGTCAGGATCACCTGTTTCACACTAAATATAACCGCATCGCTGTCAGGAGATGCAGATCCTTCTTCCTGCTgcatgtgaatgaatgaatgtgtgtcaTTTGAAATCCAAATATTAATAATGAGCTTGTTTTCCATCATTCTgagtgaaagaaaaactaaaatctggCTGTTTTTGCACCTTTGATATGAAGTTAAAATGTGAAGGAGTTAAACTAGAAAAACGACTCACGGATAGaaactgattttaatatttaattcctGGGATTTCTGTGACCCGGAAGTTGGAACCCAGTCTATGTGTCCATGGCATGGAGCCACGGGTGGCTGGTCCGCCTGAAGGACCAGCATCCTGCCAGGCGCCGTGGGAGGAGCTGGGGAGCCACATCGCTGCCAGCGGTCCTAAACTGGGGGATGAATTCACAGGGTTGCCAGATCattgaaaaaaaagctaaaataacctacatttatctaataaaacagagatttttattggggctgtcaaaatgaacaCGTTAATCCAAAATGATGAATCTGCAGaattaattcatgtttttcatgaacAAAAAGTCATTTCTGTTGTCGCAGGAATCTGAAGTTATCTCGATGAAAGAAGCTTTGTTACAGCGGTGGACACCCCCCCCAAACTTTAGCCTCCATGTTTATCCAGCTTTCCTCTGCATCTGAGGGATGCTGCAGGACGACCTCTGGACTTTTCTCACATCGAAGCGCTCAGTCGTGCACCGCACCGTCTGCTCCTCACCAGCTGGTGGCGCTAATGCAAACGAGTCGCTGCGTAGCCACCGCCAAcaacacaagaagaagaagaactttCAGCTACGAGCCCGATGGAACAATCTGAAACCGTTGCGGCTCAGACAGCCTGGGACTCTCTGGCCTACCACCCAGAGCCCATACCATGTTACATCCTCCCCATGCCGAACAGGAGACAGCTTCCACAACACCgcaaaataaatactaaatcaTTTTCTCTCCGTGGCTCGTTTTTCTAGTTGCATTTTTcagatttctaaaagaaaatgaaaaacaagctgattattttttcatttcagatttaaattGAATATTAAATGAGAGAATGATACACTAAACAAAATGCAGTGATTATCAGTTATGGAGTACTTAGATATTTGATCCTAATTTATGACTTTGATTGGATTTCtgaatgtaatgttttatattagattgattaagttaaaataaatctgattaaatacaataaacactgaataaagtgaattaaattttgtttaacaATTTAATGAACAACTTATATTCTTATTGCatttattaatcatatttttttaaagtgactGTGATGAATTcgtgtccccccccccccagcaccATGAGTCCGGAGGCGCCCCCCCTCCTCCTGCTACTGCTGCTTGCAGCTCTGAACTCAGGTAACTAATCTTTTTTAATATCAAAACGTTTGAGACTCCTCTGGTTTTGCTGTAGTTTCAGATCAAATTTGCAgcacagaagaaataaaaaattattattttgtttcaacCAAACAATCAGAGGGCAGATATTAATGATGATGTCACGATGATGTCATGACTAATTTACCCTTTAATGCCGTATGTGATACgaacagtttctgagaccttttgcatcactttatgctAAAAACTTTGCACAAAACCCTATTGTGTACAATCAGGTCCTTGTCTTCTCCCCCTGGTGGACACTTTTTgctcctacagcttttacaggtaaactaagcagacaatcatcaggagttcctaaaaaataaccaagacaacaacaacaaccaaagaaccagaaacacacacacctgaaccaaagcatctcttagtgtataaacacactggacacctcagtgctgagtcagcatgaggatgaggaaggaggaggatcagagatgagtatgatcctgcagatgtgaccacgcctccacggaggctagaggcagacaagggcagcccagagacccgggccatcagcagcactcctggagcactaacccaagtcccccccaccacgaagaccaccCCGGATCCACCCAGAGGGTGGTAGAGGAAGGTCCCAGCCAGAGCgaagggtccagggccccaGGGGTCCAGAAGCGTCCCATCCCACCCCACCCGACCCCACCACACCATATCAAGGAGggccaggcccccccagacaactgAGGAGTGTggtccccctgtagttggagcacactcTCCGATCCCCCATAGCCACTGTCCAATAATGTCCACTTGATGCTTTAGAAGTGTGTTAGACAAGGGATCCTGAGCCTTAAGGACCTCATCCAACCCCAGGTTCTGCCCCAGAGGAGCTCATTAAGCACCTCAGCGACCTcggccccagagataggagagcccacGCCAGGGtacccagactctgcttcctcatcggaagacgtgttggtgggattcaGTAGGtgttcgaagtattccctccactgaccCACAACGTCCTCGACTCATGAACTGCACATTTATATCAAAATGATATCCTCTAATCAGTCTTAAAAACTTACactatattgttgtttttcttccagagTCCACAGCAACTCCACCTGAACGCAACAGCGGTCGGAAATTCGTTGTTGTTTTTCCAGAGAACATTGCCTACTATTATCCTGTTCCTTCCCAAAACAAAGTCTGGATCACTACCTTATATCCTAGTACTACAGTCACCATCAACCCGCAGGCCAACGGGACAACCACATTAGGAAACCCAGGGACTCGCAGTTTTGACGTGAATCTGGAGCTCAGGAAGTTAAATGTTTCTGATCCTGGAACCAGCCTGTCTAACCGGACCGTCCAGATAACCAGCAACAAAAATATCGTCGTCCAAGCCTTCAGCGTCCGAAACAAAAGTATGCAGACAGCTCTGGTTATTCCTGCTGACAAACTCGGCATGAAGTACTTCATCCCTCCCATTTCCAAAGTCCCAAAAGCCACTATCAATGTCAGCGTTGCTGGTATGAGCATTAATGAGAGAGGCCCGTTCAGACTCATCATCGTCAACACCAACCAAAGCAACACGGTGACCGTTCAAGGTAAAGCTTCCAAACAAGTTTCTCTCCCACCCAATTATTTAGCTCAGATCCCGCTAGAAGACGAGGACGGGCTGCAAGTCGTTGAAGCTGAAAATCCGGTGGCGGTCCTCGTTGCTCACCCTTGTGCCTTCCGGCCTCTGTGCAGCTGTGGGCTGCTGTACGCCATCCTGCAACCAGCCAGAAACCAGGCGGTGAAGTTCCCCATTCCTCCTGCTCTGGCTGCAGACGCCGAAGTGTTTGTACTTCTGTCAGAGTCGGGATCCAGCAGCGCAGAAGCCTTCAATCCAGATGCAGCTGTGGTCGAGACGTCCGGCACGGCCGTCCTCTACCGGCCAGATTTAGTCCTCCCTCTGATCCCAGAGACAGACTTCGCCAGCTGTTACGTGGTCACCAACATCtcacagcagcagaactttattCTCATTGTGGTCCACAACGATGACAAAGACGGGATTCACGTTGGAAACAGTCCTCTGCAGACGCTGAATCCAGTGTGGCAGAAGCTGAATGGGACTAATTACACCTCAGCACGCCTCACTTTCTCATCCAGAAACACGGTGGTCTGGCACGAGTCCTCCACAGTGGGAGTGTATTATGTGGGAAATGTGAGCGGCACCATGTTTGGACACCCAGCACCGATCATCAGTTCCACCCCAGGTAAGGACCACGTGGTGTTTACAGTCACTAAGTTAAAGTTTTTACTCTTTAAAATTAATGACATATAAATTTACTAGTTTAAAGTATTTACAAAACACTATCTACATCTACTCACCATCAATGTTACCAggactgccttctagtaccgggtcctcctcttcatcaggtccaccttctagtaccgggtcgtcctcttcatcaggaccaccttctagtaccgggttgtcctcttcatcaggtccaccttctagtactgggtcggacctttttaatcctggtgtgatagatgaagcaggtggtggaaaccttcctcagaggttttctccatattaacatgacagcatcacacagttgctgcaggtttgtcggctgcatccatgatgagaatctccctttccaccacatcccaaagctgctctactggactgagatctggtggctgtggaggccgttggagtccagtgaactcatcgtcatgttctagaaagcaggtggagatgatctgagctttgtgacatggtgcattatcctgctggaagtagcatcagaagatgctccactgtggtcataaagggatggacatggtcagcaacaatactcaggtaggctgtgctggttaaaccagaccacgttggtactaaggggcccaaagtggaccaagaaaatctccccccaccattacaccagcagcagcctgaagcgttgatccaaggcaggatggatccatgttttcatgatgtttccagcagattctgagccgagcatctgaatgtggagctgaaatggagactcatcagaccagcaacgtttctccatcttctattgtccagtgttggtgagtgtgtgtgaattgtagcctcagtttcctgttcttagctggcaggaggcacccggtgtgtcttctgctgcatcctggtccaaacaactgctgctctggatgttttctcttcttcagaccatctctggaaaccctggagatggttgtgggtggaaatcccagtaaagaCCAACAACCATTCagagtctcttaaatcctctttcttcctcattctgatgctcagtttgaacttcagcaagtcgtcttcaccatgtctccatgactacatgctgccctgtgattggctggttggatatttgtgttaacaagcagttgaacaggtgacGCTGATAAAGTGGAGGCGTACAACTGGCCTACTTGATATGACCAGTCAGCACAAAGGGTTTATCTAAAGGTAGCAGCCTCCATGTTGACAATGAGAAATGTGTAAGGATTAATGTATCCATAAAAAAACTTATGAGTAttagcttcttttttctttttaacatgtcTGTAATTTGTTTTCTATATTTGGGTCAGATTACAGGGGTTGCATCTTGTCTCCAGAGGTCTTGAATATCCCAACCAATGCAAGCAGCTGGCAGAAATCTATCAAAACCTGCGGAGATAATAGTCTGAAGCTGGTCAGTCTCTCGGGGGAAACTCAGCAGAAACAAGTCTGCAACAAGCTGTCCCAGGTCAACGGCAGCAAGCCGCAGGAGGTGTGGATCGGCATGCGTCGCAGCTCTGCCACGGGGGAGTGGTACTGGCTGGACAACCCGTCCGTCCGGTACACCAACTGGGACGAGGGGCAGCCGGGCTCGGTGGATGGCGGCCAGTGTGCCGTCATGAGTCTGAAAAGCAACTGTTCCTGGAGAGATGAGGAGTGCTGCACCGCCGTGCGTCCCCTCTGCTACAGAGAGCCGGAGCTGCTGGTGTTCTGATGCTGCAGCATCCAGCGTGTCCACATCTGGTTCGAGAGTAcaccaaataatttaaacccatCAGAATCAGTTAAACCTGATTTATAACGTTATTATTGATTTACCAGTCCGGCTAATAATTTTACATGTTTCACTACATTTGTCCATTAATCTGAATTTTAACCTGATGAGCCAGGGTCAGATTAACCTCTTAATGCCTTATAGTCAACGTCTAATCTGCCcacttttattattaaaagtgaaattgtgcagcaaaaattgagttaaaaaatttttaatatgtaaatttaatCAATTGAATTTGAAAAACTCTGAAATTTCCTGAGTTTTCATCTCCCTGTTTGAAtcataatgaaataatttagtCATCTCTTTGTGAATAATTTCtaatgtttgtcttttatttctttgtaattttggtttctttttttattagcagGAGTTAGAAGATTAATAAATGGCTGTAGAAAGGGAAGACAAAGAAATGAATCATTACATGTTTGTAGAAAAATTATATGAATGACCAGTCTGAACAGTTAACCATAATTATCTGACATTTTCATGTCAAATATGCAACAGGTAAATAATGTCCTGTATAATGTATAATGCAAATAATGTATAGAGTTTAATCAAAGTTGCTTCGAGTTCAGAGATGCTTTCTAATTTACTGGACCAAAGGccaaaaggaaattaaaagatGTTTATCTGTAATCCAGTGGTGAATAGAAAACATCCAGAGAGGCTGATTTTAGAggttatcctccttatttatggaGTTACTGATAATTTTCCAGCTGtacatttacagtttttaacTTCCGGGTGTCCAGAAGAAAAGATGTTAAGTGTGTTAATGCGAAGCTCTCGTTGAGCATCAGTAATTCACGTATGAGTAGGATCACTGTTGTCACtggaaaatgtataaaaaactGTTATCTATGAATTATTAttggattatttaaatttgaatagattgaaataaattaatcagttttGAACCGAGTCAcgtttatttttctatgtaaaccTGTCGCGGCTCTGGAGCCTAGTGGTGTATTTCCTAAATGCTTGAAAAGATTCTGTTTGTTGTGGTTTCATAGCTTAAAGAAAACTCTCATATGTAGATTTTAgcttaaaaaatggaaaaatttgAAGGTGATATTTTCAGAAGGCTGTCAAAGaataaaattaactgaaaagCCATACATagtctttgtatttatttaattttctaattaaaaagGGACAATATGGCACATTAATGAACAAAGTATGAATACacaaatgtaaatgtgatttattcTAGCCGATAATTTGCATCTGATTGTCCCGGCGGGTCTCAACCTGAAGATAAACCACAAGGTACAAAAATCTGAGCTTAAATGCAAACCAGTCAcagtaaataaca
Encoded here:
- the LOC121641439 gene encoding IgGFc-binding protein, whose product is MSPEAPPLLLLLLLAALNSESTATPPERNSGRKFVVVFPENIAYYYPVPSQNKVWITTLYPSTTVTINPQANGTTTLGNPGTRSFDVNLELRKLNVSDPGTSLSNRTVQITSNKNIVVQAFSVRNKSMQTALVIPADKLGMKYFIPPISKVPKATINVSVAGMSINERGPFRLIIVNTNQSNTVTVQGKASKQVSLPPNYLAQIPLEDEDGLQVVEAENPVAVLVAHPCAFRPLCSCGLLYAILQPARNQAVKFPIPPALAADAEVFVLLSESGSSSAEAFNPDAAVVETSGTAVLYRPDLVLPLIPETDFASCYVVTNISQQQNFILIVVHNDDKDGIHVGNSPLQTLNPVWQKLNGTNYTSARLTFSSRNTVVWHESSTVGVYYVGNVSGTMFGHPAPIISSTPDYRGCILSPEVLNIPTNASSWQKSIKTCGDNSLKLVSLSGETQQKQVCNKLSQVNGSKPQEVWIGMRRSSATGEWYWLDNPSVRYTNWDEGQPGSVDGGQCAVMSLKSNCSWRDEECCTAVRPLCYREPELLVF